Genomic DNA from Syntrophorhabdales bacterium:
TGATGACCTTGCGCAGCGTCGGCCAGTAGAAAGTTTTAAACTGCTCGTCTGACAGGAAACCATCGGCACCTTTGTGGAGCGGGATGAAAGGCATGATGTGACCGGAGGCCCGGCAGCTGTTTACCCCGCATTTCACCATGATGGGAGTGAGCCGCGCACAAGCCTCCTTCAGCTCATCCGGGCGGCGGAATATATCCAGCATAATCCCTCTCGTACCGCGGAGACTGTCGCCGATCACGTCAAACGGGGCCTTGGTGAAACCTCCGGAGAACGCTGGAAATCCTCTCCCCATGACTTTCCCGCCGACCTCACCGAGCGCAGCCAGAAACTTCAGCGTTTCTTCTCCGGCGTCGGTGAGGGCCGCAAGGGCCTTCCTCATTGGCTCTGTGCCAAAGGGTCTTGCAAACGGGGGCACAAGCAGAATCTCATTGATCCCTGGCAGGAGGGGGATGGTTTCGAATGGCTTCAGAGCACCGAAGATGCGGGGGAAAAAACGATTTAGAAAGAAGGCCGTGGGATCGTCAATCAGGTCGTAGTATTCCTCCGCCTTCATGTATTCGTCCTCGACGAACTGATATTCGCGCTCCTTGGCTACGCCGTGTCCAGGCCACTGATAGAGCTTGTACTCCAGGGCTTCGAGCGCCTTGCCTGGCACCATGGTCGGCGCGTTATAGGCATCAAGCTCAAGATCAAGGTGGTATTTCTCAACGGCTTCTGTGAGGGCTCCGTAATCATACATGGCGTCAT
This window encodes:
- a CDS encoding uroporphyrinogen decarboxylase family protein; this encodes MKERFIELASDAEQKQEERFTVWRAGEAIPFPDADAKAAYQERVTLMKDAIQLKKPGRVPICPSAGFFPMQYAGISMYDAMYDYGALTEAVEKYHLDLELDAYNAPTMVPGKALEALEYKLYQWPGHGVAKEREYQFVEDEYMKAEEYYDLIDDPTAFFLNRFFPRIFGALKPFETIPLLPGINEILLVPPFARPFGTEPMRKALAALTDAGEETLKFLAALGEVGGKVMGRGFPAFSGGFTKAPFDVIGDSLRGTRGIMLDIFRRPDELKEACARLTPIMVKCGVNSCRASGHIMPFIPLHKGADGFLSDEQFKTFYWPTLRKVIIGLVNEGFVPQLFCEGGYNQRLDVISDVPKGKVVWWFDRTDLKKAKEKLGSVSCIAGNFPVDLLITGTPDEIRASCKQMIESAGEDGGYIFTTGAGMQGAKPANVQAMVLAAKKYGAYDK